The following proteins are co-located in the Nitrospiria bacterium genome:
- a CDS encoding type II toxin-antitoxin system HicB family antitoxin gives MDFFSRRPMEVKMHYDVYITQKDRIYTAMVPALPGCTALGRSEDEVLGNIRDVIEGYFRSLQMQRKPFPDVKVVKIHHARYPTARSA, from the coding sequence ATGGACTTTTTCAGCCGCCGGCCTATGGAGGTGAAGATGCATTACGATGTGTACATCACTCAAAAAGACCGGATCTATACGGCCATGGTTCCGGCCCTGCCCGGCTGTACGGCCCTCGGACGTTCGGAGGATGAGGTGCTGGGCAACATTCGGGATGTGATTGAAGGGTATTTTCGATCGCTGCAGATGCAGCGAAAACCATTTCCCGACGTCAAGGTGGTGAAGATACACCATGCCCGATATCCCACCGCTCGATCTGCGTGA
- a CDS encoding DUF167 domain-containing protein yields the protein MPDIPPLDLRETEEGVVLKVSVQPRASRQELSGIHDGALRLRLTVPPVEGAANEACRVFLAELFQTPKSRIQIIRGVRSRQKWVQIEGLTSDMILRRLAQNPD from the coding sequence ATGCCCGATATCCCACCGCTCGATCTGCGTGAAACCGAAGAAGGCGTTGTTCTCAAAGTTTCGGTCCAGCCCAGGGCCTCCCGCCAGGAGTTGTCCGGCATCCATGACGGCGCATTGAGGTTGCGGCTGACGGTTCCTCCGGTCGAAGGCGCAGCGAACGAGGCCTGTCGGGTCTTTCTGGCGGAGTTGTTTCAGACTCCGAAAAGCCGGATCCAGATCATCCGTGGGGTGCGCTCCCGACAGAAGTGGGTTCAGATAGAGGGACTGACCTCCGACATGATTTTACGGCGGCTTGCCCAGAACCCGGATTAG
- a CDS encoding cytochrome c3 family protein — translation MTFRQRTLVFTTIGVLLRGIAGGQGFDQVLSSKHNVIPAGAASPMETVCGSCHIKGTVSQAAAAWDKDNPIKTFQTTHVVPPPSGKGTPDTKPFGPSFDCLTCHDGVLGSNIHQLGFSGSAATYNPRAVAALRTGLQIPDHPDSILYPRQPDGTYANDRPDPKLKRYWSIPDRDESGVILPTGPQSAALNLQNIDPNDPASAATLVRTFRGVIHCDSCHNPHDNDTRPFLRVPIKTLCLVCHDR, via the coding sequence ATGACCTTTCGACAGCGGACGCTGGTGTTCACTACGATCGGGGTTCTCCTCCGGGGCATCGCCGGCGGGCAAGGATTTGATCAGGTCCTATCCAGCAAGCACAACGTGATTCCGGCCGGCGCGGCTTCCCCGATGGAAACGGTTTGTGGTTCCTGCCATATTAAAGGCACCGTCTCCCAGGCCGCGGCCGCCTGGGACAAAGATAATCCGATCAAGACCTTTCAGACGACCCACGTTGTCCCGCCTCCTTCAGGAAAGGGCACCCCCGATACAAAACCCTTCGGGCCTTCCTTTGACTGCTTGACCTGCCACGACGGGGTCCTCGGCAGCAACATCCATCAGCTCGGGTTTTCTGGGTCGGCGGCGACTTACAACCCCCGGGCCGTCGCCGCCCTGCGGACCGGCCTTCAAATTCCGGACCACCCCGATTCGATCCTGTATCCACGACAACCGGACGGAACGTACGCCAACGATCGGCCCGATCCGAAGCTCAAACGTTACTGGTCGATTCCCGACCGTGACGAAAGCGGTGTGATCTTGCCGACCGGACCCCAATCCGCCGCGCTGAATTTGCAAAACATCGACCCGAACGATCCGGCCTCCGCCGCGACATTGGTCCGAACCTTCCGGGGCGTCATCCATTGCGATTCCTGTCACAATCCCCACGACAACGACACCCGTCCTTTTCTCCGCGTCCCCATCAAGACGCTATGCCTGGTCTGTCACGACCGCTAA
- the glmM gene encoding phosphoglucosamine mutase → MKPGQAKKLFGTDGVRGIANQEPMTSEMAMKLGRAAAYLFKNKAGRHRIVIGKDTRLSGYMLESALTSGICSMGVDVLLVGPFPTPGIAFLTRSLRADAGVVISASHNSFQDNGIKFFSRDGLKLPDRMEHEMEALIFSGKIDAIRPTADAIGKAFRVDDAEGRYIEFVKSSLPKGMTLQGLTVVVDCANGAAYKVAPTILRELDAKVIVLGDEPDGMNINRNCGSTHPDVIRKAVREQHADVGIAHDGDADRAIFTCEKGRLLNGDQVMAALAVSLKKMRRLNKNTLVTTVMSNMGLDRAMKAAGIQIVKTAVGDRYVLERMLSDGYNFGGEQSGHLIFLDYNTTGDGLITAVQVLALMKTTGKPLSELAKVMTNFPQVLVNVPVKERHDFSTIPKVKQRIELLEKKLDGSGRLLVRYSGTEPLIRIMIEGEHEPEIRKWADDLAKTIQDALGAKG, encoded by the coding sequence ATGAAACCCGGACAGGCCAAAAAATTATTCGGAACAGACGGAGTTCGGGGAATCGCCAACCAAGAACCGATGACCTCCGAGATGGCCATGAAATTGGGCCGGGCCGCGGCCTACCTGTTCAAGAATAAGGCCGGTCGTCACCGAATCGTCATCGGAAAAGATACCCGTCTGTCGGGCTACATGCTCGAAAGCGCATTGACCTCCGGCATCTGCTCGATGGGCGTGGACGTCCTTTTGGTGGGCCCCTTTCCCACCCCCGGCATCGCCTTTCTCACACGGAGCCTGCGCGCGGACGCGGGCGTCGTGATCTCGGCCTCGCACAATTCCTTTCAGGACAACGGAATCAAATTCTTCTCCCGGGACGGGTTGAAACTTCCGGACCGGATGGAACACGAGATGGAAGCGCTCATCTTCTCGGGAAAAATCGACGCCATCCGCCCGACGGCAGACGCGATCGGGAAGGCCTTCCGCGTGGACGATGCGGAGGGACGATACATCGAGTTCGTCAAGAGCTCCCTTCCGAAGGGGATGACCCTGCAAGGTTTGACGGTTGTGGTCGATTGCGCGAACGGCGCGGCCTACAAAGTCGCGCCGACGATTCTGCGGGAGCTGGATGCGAAGGTGATCGTCCTGGGAGACGAACCCGACGGGATGAACATCAATCGGAACTGCGGCTCCACCCATCCGGACGTGATCCGAAAAGCGGTCCGTGAGCAGCACGCCGATGTCGGAATCGCTCATGACGGCGATGCCGACCGGGCGATCTTCACCTGCGAGAAAGGCCGTTTGTTGAATGGAGATCAAGTGATGGCGGCCTTGGCCGTGTCCCTGAAAAAGATGAGGCGGCTCAACAAAAACACGCTGGTCACAACCGTAATGAGCAACATGGGTCTGGATCGGGCCATGAAGGCGGCCGGCATTCAGATCGTGAAGACGGCGGTGGGAGACCGGTATGTGCTGGAACGAATGCTTAGCGACGGTTATAACTTCGGAGGGGAGCAATCCGGCCATTTGATCTTCTTGGACTACAACACCACGGGTGATGGACTGATCACGGCCGTACAGGTCCTCGCCCTGATGAAGACCACCGGAAAACCCCTTTCCGAACTGGCCAAGGTTATGACCAATTTTCCCCAAGTGCTGGTCAACGTCCCGGTCAAAGAACGGCACGACTTCTCAACAATTCCGAAGGTGAAGCAGCGGATCGAACTACTGGAAAAGAAACTGGACGGCTCCGGGCGGCTCTTGGTCCGCTACTCCGGAACCGAGCCCCTCATCCGGATCATGATCGAAGGGGAACATGAACCGGAAATTAGGAAATGGGCCGACGATCTGGCGAAAACCATTCAGGACGCCCTAGGGGCCAAAGGATGA
- a CDS encoding CdaR family protein encodes MILNHLKALLLDNYLIKITSLAFAVILWFYVNSKGGVEMELTVPLELQNVPPSLVVVGDMINDVNVRIKGPERILQQITGHRLSAALDLTKAREGDNVYFLDPSVIAVPSNTQITWINPRRVVIRTEALLKRAVQVSARVYGIPAAGYRIDRVEVTPAWVTVEGARSIVDPLTQLMTDPIDVTGARRTLVRETKLILLGKDLRVDEKQPIQVKVHFVKQD; translated from the coding sequence ATGATTCTGAATCATCTGAAGGCCCTGCTGCTGGATAACTACCTGATCAAGATCACCTCGCTCGCCTTCGCGGTGATCCTCTGGTTCTACGTGAATTCGAAGGGCGGGGTGGAGATGGAACTGACCGTTCCGTTGGAATTGCAAAACGTCCCTCCCAGCCTGGTTGTCGTCGGAGACATGATCAACGACGTGAATGTTCGGATCAAAGGTCCCGAGCGGATTCTCCAACAGATAACGGGCCATCGACTGAGCGCCGCCCTGGATTTGACGAAGGCCCGGGAAGGTGATAACGTTTATTTTTTGGATCCCTCGGTCATTGCGGTCCCTTCCAATACTCAAATCACTTGGATCAACCCGAGACGCGTCGTGATCCGCACGGAGGCCTTGTTAAAAAGGGCGGTCCAGGTCTCGGCCCGGGTATATGGCATCCCCGCCGCGGGTTATCGGATTGATCGCGTGGAGGTCACGCCGGCATGGGTCACGGTTGAGGGCGCCCGAAGCATCGTCGATCCGCTCACCCAACTCATGACGGACCCGATCGACGTCACCGGCGCACGGAGAACACTCGTCCGCGAGACCAAGCTGATTCTTTTGGGAAAGGATCTCCGGGTCGATGAAAAACAGCCGATTCAAGTAAAGGTGCATTTTGTCAAACAGGATTAA
- the cdaA gene encoding diadenylate cyclase CdaA encodes MREMVLSMRWQDVLDIAIVATMLYWLFLILKGTRALKILVGLTFLLLASILSKSVELYTVDWLVTSFWAQMVLVIVILFQPEIRRALAQIGQTPFNRTMNTGEESRTLEEIIRAVISMANKRMGAIIVLEREIELKDIVEVGVALDAKLSKELLLSLFMPYSPLHDGAVIIKGDRLIAAGCFLPLTLSPDVNKMLGTRHRAALGITEETDAVVIVVSEETGAISVIIGGKLTRELDAAALRRVLNRIFLREKREGLALVERLKEFFPVRSK; translated from the coding sequence ATGCGTGAGATGGTTTTGAGCATGCGGTGGCAGGATGTTCTTGACATCGCCATCGTCGCCACGATGCTGTACTGGCTTTTTCTGATCCTGAAGGGCACACGCGCCCTCAAGATCTTGGTGGGACTGACCTTTCTTCTGCTCGCATCCATCCTATCCAAATCGGTCGAGCTCTATACGGTGGATTGGCTGGTAACAAGTTTCTGGGCCCAAATGGTCCTGGTCATCGTCATACTTTTTCAGCCCGAAATCCGCCGGGCCCTCGCCCAAATCGGTCAGACCCCGTTCAATCGAACCATGAACACCGGCGAGGAATCCCGTACGCTCGAAGAGATCATCCGCGCGGTGATCTCGATGGCCAACAAGAGAATGGGGGCGATCATCGTTCTTGAAAGGGAGATCGAACTGAAGGACATCGTGGAGGTCGGCGTGGCGTTGGACGCCAAATTGTCCAAGGAGCTGCTCCTGAGCCTCTTTATGCCGTATTCGCCGCTTCACGACGGCGCTGTGATCATCAAGGGAGACCGCTTGATTGCCGCCGGGTGTTTCCTGCCCTTGACGTTGAGCCCGGATGTGAACAAGATGCTCGGCACCCGTCACCGGGCCGCGCTGGGAATCACGGAGGAAACCGATGCGGTCGTGATCGTGGTCTCGGAGGAAACCGGAGCGATCTCGGTCATTATCGGGGGGAAATTGACCCGGGAACTGGACGCCGCCGCGCTTCGACGGGTCCTGAACCGGATCTTCCTTCGGGAAAAAAGGGAAGGACTGGCGCTGGTTGAACGATTAAAGGAGTTCTTTCCGGTCCGCTCCAAATGA
- the folP gene encoding dihydropteroate synthase: MASQPVQHAIPTHPPTFHLRGPGLELSLGPRTLLMGILNVTPDSFSDGGLFLKADEAIRRAEVLAEEGADLIDIGGESSRPGADSVPVEEEIRRVVPVIESLAKRLRIPISIDTMKAEVARRALAAGARIVNDISALRFDPEMGPLVAREGVPVVLMHMQGTPKTMQAHPMYTDVILEIRDFFETRVQWAERSGISRDRIVLDPGIGFGKTTEHNLEILSRLAEFGTIGRPLLIGPSRKSFIGQALGLPVAERLEGTAAAVAVGVLNGASIIRVHDVRAMVRVVRMVEAMKRDRHA, from the coding sequence TTGGCATCACAACCCGTGCAACATGCGATCCCCACACATCCCCCGACCTTCCATCTGCGGGGGCCCGGTCTGGAACTTTCTCTGGGACCGCGAACCCTCTTGATGGGCATATTGAATGTCACGCCGGATTCTTTTTCCGACGGCGGACTCTTCCTGAAAGCGGACGAGGCGATCCGCCGGGCCGAAGTCCTGGCCGAAGAGGGGGCCGATCTCATCGACATTGGAGGGGAATCCTCCCGGCCGGGCGCAGATTCGGTTCCCGTGGAGGAGGAAATTCGGCGTGTGGTACCGGTAATTGAATCTCTCGCAAAACGTCTCAGGATCCCGATCTCCATTGACACGATGAAAGCCGAAGTCGCCCGGCGGGCCCTTGCAGCCGGGGCGCGGATCGTCAATGACATCAGCGCGCTGCGCTTCGATCCGGAAATGGGACCTCTCGTCGCCCGGGAAGGCGTTCCGGTTGTGCTCATGCATATGCAGGGAACGCCCAAAACCATGCAAGCGCATCCGATGTACACCGATGTGATCCTTGAGATCCGTGATTTTTTCGAAACACGGGTTCAATGGGCTGAGCGGTCGGGGATATCCCGGGACCGTATCGTGCTGGATCCGGGCATCGGCTTCGGCAAAACGACCGAGCACAACCTGGAAATTCTCTCCCGGCTGGCGGAGTTCGGCACGATCGGCCGGCCTCTCCTGATCGGACCGTCGCGTAAATCCTTTATCGGTCAAGCCTTGGGGTTGCCCGTCGCGGAACGGCTCGAGGGAACGGCGGCGGCCGTGGCCGTAGGGGTCTTGAACGGGGCTTCCATCATCCGCGTCCACGACGTCAGGGCCATGGTTCGCGTGGTCCGGATGGTGGAGGCCATGAAGCGGGATCGACATGCGTGA
- the ftsH gene encoding ATP-dependent zinc metalloprotease FtsH codes for MKNMIFWLLVGLFMILLFHLFQAPSQSLEEEIIFSDFMTRLEKGDVTEVTMKPNQINGVLKDGNKFRTYTVEYPDLVKLLRDKNVKIVARPPEESPWYITFLVTWGPFVLFLVLWFFLMRQMQIGGNKALSFGKSRARLLTEDRKKVTFADVAGIDEAKEEVTEIIEFLKDPPKFQKLGGRIPKGVLIVGPPGTGKTLLAKAIAGEAGVPFFSISGSDFVEMFVGVGASRVRDLFEQGKKNAPCIIFIDEIDAVGRLRGAGLGGGHDEREQTLNQLLVEMDGFETSEGVILIAATNRPDVLDPALLRPGRFDRQVVVSRPDVRGRLEVLRVHTKRFPLGKDVNLEVIARGTPGFSGADLANLVNEAALLAARMDKKAVEMSDFEAAKDKVLMGVERKSMVLSDEEKRTTAYHEAGHALVARMIPGTDPVHKVTIIPRGRALGLTMQLPTDDRYTFPREFLYNNIAILMGGRAAEEIVLNRITTGAGNDIERATDLARKMICEWGMSEKLGPLTFGKKDEEIFLGREIATRRDYSESTAIEIDNEVKRLVMDNYERAKNILRENIKALRAIAEALLEKEVLDAPEIDKLIEGASA; via the coding sequence ATGAAAAACATGATCTTTTGGCTGCTCGTAGGTCTTTTTATGATATTGTTGTTCCATCTTTTTCAAGCCCCCAGCCAATCGTTGGAGGAAGAGATCATTTTTAGTGATTTCATGACCCGCTTGGAGAAGGGGGATGTCACCGAAGTCACGATGAAGCCCAATCAAATCAACGGGGTGTTAAAAGACGGCAATAAATTCAGGACCTATACGGTCGAATATCCGGATCTCGTGAAACTCCTGCGGGACAAGAATGTCAAGATCGTGGCGCGACCGCCGGAAGAAAGTCCATGGTATATCACCTTTTTGGTGACTTGGGGTCCTTTCGTCCTGTTTTTGGTGCTATGGTTCTTCCTGATGAGGCAAATGCAGATCGGCGGGAATAAGGCGCTTTCCTTCGGGAAAAGCCGGGCCCGCCTTCTGACCGAAGACCGGAAGAAAGTCACCTTCGCAGACGTGGCCGGAATCGATGAAGCGAAAGAAGAGGTGACGGAGATCATCGAGTTTCTGAAGGACCCTCCGAAATTCCAGAAATTGGGCGGCCGGATTCCCAAAGGGGTTTTGATTGTCGGCCCACCCGGAACGGGCAAAACCCTCTTGGCCAAGGCCATAGCCGGTGAAGCGGGCGTCCCTTTTTTCTCGATCAGCGGTTCCGATTTCGTGGAGATGTTTGTCGGGGTTGGAGCCTCGCGGGTGCGGGACCTCTTTGAACAGGGTAAGAAGAATGCTCCCTGCATTATTTTCATCGATGAAATCGATGCCGTCGGACGACTCCGCGGCGCGGGTTTGGGCGGAGGCCATGATGAACGCGAGCAAACCTTGAACCAACTGCTGGTCGAAATGGACGGCTTCGAGACAAGCGAAGGGGTGATCCTCATCGCCGCCACAAACCGGCCGGATGTTCTGGATCCGGCCTTGCTCCGTCCAGGCCGTTTTGACCGCCAGGTTGTGGTCTCCCGTCCGGACGTTCGGGGTCGCCTCGAGGTCCTTCGGGTCCACACCAAACGCTTTCCTCTGGGCAAAGACGTTAACCTCGAAGTGATCGCGCGCGGGACCCCCGGTTTTTCGGGCGCCGATCTGGCCAATCTCGTCAATGAGGCCGCGCTTTTGGCGGCCCGGATGGACAAGAAGGCCGTCGAGATGTCCGATTTTGAGGCGGCCAAAGACAAAGTCCTTATGGGTGTCGAACGGAAAAGCATGGTCCTGAGCGACGAAGAAAAGCGCACGACGGCCTACCATGAAGCGGGACATGCCTTGGTCGCACGAATGATTCCGGGAACGGACCCGGTCCATAAGGTCACCATCATTCCCCGAGGGCGGGCCTTGGGTCTGACGATGCAACTGCCGACGGACGACCGCTACACCTTTCCCCGGGAGTTCCTTTACAACAACATCGCCATTCTGATGGGAGGCCGCGCGGCCGAAGAAATCGTCCTCAATCGCATCACGACCGGCGCCGGCAATGACATCGAACGGGCCACGGACCTCGCCCGGAAGATGATCTGCGAATGGGGTATGAGCGAGAAACTGGGTCCCTTGACCTTCGGAAAGAAGGACGAAGAAATCTTCCTCGGACGCGAGATAGCGACCCGACGCGATTACAGCGAAAGCACCGCCATCGAGATCGACAACGAGGTGAAACGGCTGGTGATGGACAACTACGAGCGGGCCAAGAACATTCTACGGGAGAATATAAAGGCACTGCGGGCCATTGCGGAGGCCCTGCTGGAAAAAGAGGTGCTGGACGCGCCCGAAATAGACAAGCTCATCGAAGGAGCTTCCGCATAA
- the hpt gene encoding hypoxanthine phosphoribosyltransferase has protein sequence MERIFGRPIITQDEMQKRIRELGNQITLDYADKNLLMVGVLKGAFAFYADLVRAIRLLLRVDFIVVTTRPTQKRSVAGKIKILSDMAEDVNGQDVLLVEDIVDSGMTVSFLKKQLLARKPKSLKVCTLLDKPERRKVRVSIDYVGFTLPNKYVVGYGLDYQNRYRNLPYIAVMDKVSEAEELFYWQE, from the coding sequence ATGGAACGAATTTTCGGGCGACCGATCATCACACAAGATGAAATGCAGAAGCGGATTCGGGAGCTGGGCAACCAGATCACCCTGGATTACGCCGACAAGAACCTGCTGATGGTGGGCGTACTCAAGGGGGCCTTCGCCTTTTACGCCGATCTTGTGCGGGCCATTCGCCTCCTGCTCCGGGTCGACTTCATCGTGGTCACCACCCGACCCACACAGAAACGGTCGGTCGCAGGAAAGATCAAAATTCTGTCGGATATGGCCGAGGATGTGAACGGCCAGGACGTTCTCCTCGTGGAGGACATTGTCGATTCCGGGATGACCGTGAGTTTTTTAAAAAAGCAGCTCTTGGCGCGGAAACCTAAATCGCTCAAGGTTTGCACTCTCTTAGACAAACCGGAGCGCCGCAAGGTCCGGGTCTCGATCGACTACGTGGGTTTTACTCTTCCGAACAAATATGTCGTTGGCTACGGCCTGGATTACCAGAACCGTTATCGCAATCTTCCCTATATTGCGGTGATGGACAAGGTCTCGGAAGCCGAGGAGCTTTTCTATTGGCAAGAATGA